One window from the genome of Nicotiana sylvestris chromosome 9, ASM39365v2, whole genome shotgun sequence encodes:
- the LOC104239647 gene encoding uncharacterized protein has translation MVREQSIESFYTKLRDSALASASTSPLLVFPSTSDVDSLCALKIIGHVLESDSVRYACYPVSSFREIHKYTGDNLGSAADEPITILLINWGCQRDLKKVLEIGPLARVFVVDSHRPIHLHNLSDQNDRVIVLYTKDDEQQADLAYDFDVSALANASDLNSDDEFEEESDSEDENDCESEEEDGGGTRKKRRVSQENESDHTKLFGKLKRDYYYMGTFHGKPSGCLMYELSHFLRKNTNALLWLACVALTDQFVHERLTDERYQAGVMELEQHINSSGNLDSITSVTLKDGTKVTAPNSSRIAYEYEPRLMLLQEWNLFDSMLCSSYIATKLKTWSDNGIKKMQLLLARMGFAREECKQKFQYMSIEIKRRMKDMFEQYLPEFGLTDFYYRGFLLLHGYSSKVSAADVVYGVTALLESSVESDGSCASRQFGEAYDALSLTKLEKLEAGMRQAIKVQRAILRQGSAAITKKGSIRSGSKFRWVKLEDSADAKLLCHPQALTKFGYFLMDALREKGARMKPLICVCYTQERSKVLIVAICGKPRLGAVQGNAFGLAFSSSADETGAEFFHELFESSWIVLDAIAVNSFMIRLTEKLL, from the coding sequence ATGGTGAGAGAACAAAGTATAGAATCATTTTATACCAAATTGCGGGATTCAGCTCTTGCTTCAGCTTCTACGTCGCCGCTGCTAGTTTTCCCCTCAACATCTGATGTTGATTCGCTCTGTGCTCTCAAGATAATAGGACATGTCCTTGAATCTGATTCTGTTAGATATGCTTGTTATCCCGTTTCAAGTTTTAGAGAGATTCATAAGTACACTGGGGATAATCTAGGGTCAGCTGCTGACGAGCCTATTACAATTTTGCTGATTAATTGGGGGTGTCAAAGGGATCTTAAGAAGGTTCTAGAAATTGGTCCCTTAGCACGTGTTTTCGTAGTGGATAGTCATAGACCTATACACTTGCATAATTTGAGTGACCAGAATGACCGGGTTATTGTCCTATATACTAAGGATGATGAGCAGCAGGCTGATTTAGCATATGATTTTGATGTTTCTGCTTTGGCAAATGCTAGTGATTTGAATAGTGATGATGAGTTTGAAGAGGAGTCGGATAGCGAAGATGAAAATGATTGTGAGAGTGAGGAGGAAGATGGAGGTGGGACGAGGAAGAAGAGGAGGGTTTCTCAGGAAAATGAGAGTGACCATACTAAGCTTTTTGGGAAATTAAAGAGGGATTACTATTATATGGGTACCTTCCATGGGAAGCCATCCGGTTGCTTGATGTATGAACTGTCCCATTTTTTGAGAAAGAACACGAATGCATTGCTTTGGTTGGCCTGTGTAGCTTTAACTGATCAGTTTGTTCATGAGAGATTAACTGATGAGCGATATCAAGCTGGGGTAATGGAGCTAGAACAGCATATCAATAGCTCAGGCAATTTGGACTCTATTACCTCAGTAACTCTCAAGGATGGAACGAAGGTCACAGCACCAAATTCTTCGAGGATTGCATATGAGTATGAACCAAGGTTGATGTTGTTACAAGAGTGGAACTTGTTTGATTCAATGCTGTGTTCGTCCTACATCGCAACTAAATTGAAGACATGGAGTGACAATGGGATTAAGAAGATGCAGCTTCTTTTAGCTCGAATGGGTTTTGCACGTGAGGAATGCAAACAAAAGTTTCAGTACATGAGCATTGAAATCAAGAGGAGAATGAAGGACATGTTTGAACAATATCTGCCGGAGTTTGGGCTCACTGATTTCTACTACAGAGGTTTCTTGTTGCTTCATGGGTATAGTTCAAAAGTTTCAGCAGCAGATGTGGTGTATGGGGTTACTGCACTTCTAGAGTCATCTGTGGAGTCAGATGGCTCATGTGCATCCAGACAGTTTGGGGAGGCATATGATGCGTTGTCCTTGACCAAGCTTGAGAAGTTGGAAGCTGGAATGCGACAAGCTATCAAGGTTCAAAGGGCAATTCTTAGACAAGGGAGTGCAGCAATAACCAAGAAAGGTTCTATAAGAAGTGGGAGTAAATTTAGGTGGGTGAAGCTTGAAGACTCGGCAGATGCAAAGCTCCTGTGTCACCCTCAGGCTTTAACTAAATTTGGTTACTTTTTGATGGATGCTCTACGTGAGAAAGGAGCAAGGATGAAACCATTGATCTGTGTTTGCTACACTCAGGAACGAAGCAAAGTGTTGATTGTAGCAATATGTGGGAAGCCACGACTTGGTGCAGTCCAAGGAAATGCGTTTGGGCTTGCGTTCAGTAGTTCGGCTGACGAGACAGGGGCTGAGTTCTTCCATGAACTGTTTGAATCATCGTGGATAGTTTTGGATGCAATTGCTGTCAATTCGTTCATGATCAGGCTAACAGAGAAACTTTTGTGA
- the LOC138877606 gene encoding uncharacterized protein has translation MQIDNQHTIQQTFLLPSAMISNNEDEVNMENIPTTSDRIEEIAESSYASQKSRKRVRRKLKELPPCKILGHDALPKEVRVGSIFENKQNMTNFFCSLEINQKVEFTVVRSCSKRYELKCIVDKCGWNARATRIKNSTLFRVIKYHNIHECLVDARKSDHKHATSNFISEQIIEHVRDKKIEVTPAFVENEMKKKFGTDIGYHKVWRAIQKVVAFIRGFAYMFFAPAASVAGWSYCRPFIVVDATFLKSKYRGVLFVVVSKDANNQIFPLCFGVAESEYNEAYIWFFGEMRKAIQARRELVFLSDRNQSIANGIRKVFPEAHHGICLYHFEKNLKQRHAKATVFNLDSMLFRINSEGIEFIVDLKKRTCDCMEFQLDELPCPHAIAAINKRYLQKSDYCSNWYSKETWLKTYEGHVNTVGDQKLWDIPQSVQSEITKPPDVEILQGRRQKKRHIPVTESVSFKSTKCSRCKQVGHNRTTCLSSPAPYPYSKKHTEKYSNFSNPWSEFRLSLLYDIFEM, from the exons ATGCAAATTGACAACCAACACACAATCCAACAAACCTTTTTGTTACCTTCTGCAATGATAAGCAACAAtgaagatgaagtaaacatggagAATATACCGACAACATCAGATAGAATTGAAGAAATTGCTGAAAGTTCTTATGCTTCTCAGAAATCAAGAAAAAGGGTGAGGAGAAAGCTGAAAGAATTACCACCATGTAAAATACTTGGGCACGATGCGTTGCCTAAGGAAGTAAGAGTTggatcaatttttgagaacaaacaaaacatgactaATTTTTTCTGTAGCTTGGAGATAAACCAGAAAGTTGAATTCACTGTTGTTAGATCATGTTCAAAGAGATACGAGCTGAAATGCATCGTGGACAAATGTGGTTGGAATGCACGTGCTACCAGAATAAAAAATTCCACACTATTCAGGGTGATAAAATATCATAACATCCATGAATGCTTGGTTGATGCAAGAAAATCAGATCATAAGCATGCTAcatcaaattttataagtgaacaaattatagaacatgttcgagacaaaaagatagaggttacaccagcctttgtagaaaatgaaatgaaaaagaaatttggaacTGACATTGGTTATCACAAGGTGTGGCGTGCTATTCAAAAAGTTGTTGCTTTCATAAGGGG ATTTGCTTACATGTTCTTTGCTCCTGCGGCATCAGTAGCTGGTTGGTCCTACTGTAGACCCTTTATTGTAGTAGATGCAAcatttttaaagtcaaaatatcGTGGTGTTCTATTTGTTGTTGTATCAAAGGATGCAAACAATCAAATCTTTCCTCTATGTTTTGGTGTAGCAGAATCAGAATACAATGAGGCATACATTTGGTTCTTCGGGGAAatgagaaaagcaattcaagCCCGTCGTGAATTGGTTTTCTTGTCAGATAGAAACCAATCGATTGCAAATGGGATTAGAAAAGTTTTTCCTGAAGCTCACCATGGTATCTGCCTCTATCActttgagaaaaatttaaagcaaagacatgcaaaagccacg gtGTTCAACCTTGATTCAATGTTGTTCAGAATAAATAGTGAAGGAATCGAATTTATTGTGGACTTAAAGAAGAGAACTTGTGACTGCATggaattccaacttgatgaattgCCCTGTCCACATGCAATTGCTGCTATTAATAAGAGATATCTGCAGAAATCTGATTACTGCTCAAATTGGTATTCAAAGGAAACATGGTTGAAAACATATGAAGGACATGTGAATACCGTGGGAGATCAAAAATTATGGGATATACCACAAAGTGTACAATCTGAGATTACAAAACCTCCCGATGTAGAGATTTTAcaaggaagaagacaaaagaagaggcaTATACCTGTGACTGAATCAGTATCATTCAAGTCTACCAAATGTAGTCGATGTAAACAAGTTGGGCATAATAGAACAACTTGCTTGTCTTCTCCAGCACCTTATCCATATTCAAAGAAACACACTGAAAAATACTCTAACTTCAGTAATCCTTGGTCTGAATTTAGACTTTCATTATTGTATGACATATTTGAAATGTGA